From Juglans regia cultivar Chandler chromosome 6, Walnut 2.0, whole genome shotgun sequence, the proteins below share one genomic window:
- the LOC109005579 gene encoding disease resistance protein RPV1-like isoform X1 produces MALSTIFSSSSSSSNTSPWRYDVFLSFRGEDTRNTFTAHLYHALIQKGIRTFIDDDEVKRGDEISTKLLPAIEDSRISIIVLSKNYASSTWCLDELVKVLECKKSKQQIVLPVFYYVDPSDIRHQRGSFGEALAKHAEKLNGDMKLQMWKAALREVANLSGDHLIKNGNEYKFIDGIVHEVSRIVNHSYIHVAKYPVGLDYQVRAIKNLHVSVGTNDVRMVGILGVGGIGKTTLAKSIYNSIAFEFEASCFLENVSDTANQVNQVHGLVQLQGTLLYKIFGDCKSLMVDSIATGITTIKHRLHSKRVLLILDGVDHLNQLETLAGCHDWFGEGSRIIITTRDQHLLTTHGVDSTYKMRGLNHDDAFELFCWHAFKRNKPDDGYGEFVEQIIDYAGSLPLVLTVLGSDLYGKREKSEWESALDQYRKIPHQDIQKILQTSYDRLSENEKNVFLDIACFFNGQRLHGVIKILDSFDFYPNSCIPRLKEKCLISEDLDGRLQMHDLLRDMGREVVRKESPNPGERSRLFFHKDVREVLEEDIGTERVEAIDIDFPEGDDIIHLSPDAFKNMKRLRLFRCVNAHFSGELNCLPNSIRVLDWPKCPLQSMPSKFRGDKLSILHMPRSRIQEIRLEFKNLTVMNFKRCEFITKLSHISSCPNLKKIDLGCCKNLVEVHDSVGFLDKLDELYLDRCDNLKSLPRVLQLKSLQVLDLSSCSSLQNFPEIECEMIHLSKVMLSGTAIEELPSSIRYLTGLKSLYVSGCINLKRLPSSIHQLRSLWWIELNDCPNIISFGMEEEVHNGQPTNSTASDFYLILRYSGLSKLNFLGPFHFFPNLKGLDLSGSDIESIPSSIKTYVRLCYLTLNDCKQLQEIKEFPPNLFELDASGCISLESLPEISKEFNFPRLKWIKLARCYKVNLGNWMSNLAWIRAMMIFPGKKIPDWFSHYKEITSNSHRCEFDIKVAPPYNLDDIIGIAFSCAVIEPVATIELRFCH; encoded by the exons ATGGCCTTATCTACAATCTTTTCTAGttcatcctcttcttcaaaCACCTCTCCATGGCGCTATGATGTGTTCTTGAGCTTTAGAGGAGAAGATACCCGTAATACTTTTACTGCCCATCTGTACCATGCTTTGATTCAAAAGGGAATCCGTACCTTCATAGATGATGATGAAGTTAAAAGGGGTGATGAGATTTCAACTAAACTCCTCCCAGCCATAGAAGATTCAAGGATTTCCATTATTGTACTCTCAAAAAATTATGCATCGTCAACATGGTGTTTGGATGAGTTAGTGAAGGTTCTTGAGTGtaaaaaatcaaagcaacaaATAGTTTTACCTGTGTTTTACTACGTAGATCCATCAGATATTCGACATCAAAGAGGAAGTTTTGGAGAAGCATTGGCTAAACATGCAGAGAAATTGAATGGAGACATGAAGTTGCAGATGTGGAAGGCAGCCCTACGAGAAGTTGCTAATTTGTCCGGAGACCATCTGATAAAAAATGG CAACGAATATAAATTCATTGATGGAATCGTTCATGAGGTCTCAAGAATAGTAAATcattcatatatacatgttgCAAAGTATCCAGTTGGATTAGACTACCAGGTACGAGCTATCAAGAATTTGCATGTAAGCGTTGGGACAAATGACGTTCGAATGGTAGGGATCTTAGGAGTCGGGGGAATTGGTAAGACAACTCTAGCCAAATCAATTTACAACTCAATTGCTTTTGAATTTGAAGCTagttgttttcttgaaaatgttaGTGACACTGCGAATCAAGTGAATCAAGTGCATGGTTTGGTCCAACTGCAAGGGACCCTTCTTTATAAGATCTTTGGAGATTGTAAAAGTTTGATGGTTGATAGTATTGCTACGGGAATCACTACGATAAAGCACAGGCTTCATTCTAAAAGAGTTCTTCTAATTCTTGATGGTGTAGATCACTTGAACCAATTAGAAACCTTAGCAGGATGTCATGATTGGTTTGGTGAAGGAAGTAGAATCATAATCACAACAAGAGATCAACACCTGTTGACTACTCATGGAGTTGATTCAACATACAAGATGAGGGGATTGAATCACGACGATGCTTTTGAACTATTTTGTTGGCAtgctttcaaaagaaataaaccGGATGACGGTTATGGAGAATTTGTAGAACAAATCATAGATTATGCTGGGAGCCTTCCACTAGTTTTAACAGTGCTTGGTTCGGATTTATatggcaaaagagaaaaaagtgagTGGGAAAGTGCATTGGATCAGTACAGGAAAATCCCACACCAGgatattcaaaaaatacttcaaacaaGTTATGATAGATtaagtgaaaatgaaaagaatgtTTTTCTTGACATTGCATGCTTTTTCAATGGACAACGGCTTCATGGTGTCATTAAGATACTAGATAGTTTTGATTTTTACCCAAACTCTTGCATCCCAAGACTTAAGGAGAAGTGCCTTATTTCAGAGGATTTGGACGGAAGATTGCAAATGCATGACTTGTTACGAGATATGGGTAGAGAAGTTGTTCGAAAAGAATCGCCAAATCCAGGAGAACGTAGCAGattattctttcataaagatGTTCGCGAAGTACTGGAGGAAGATATA GGAACAGAAAGAGTTGAAGCAATTGATATAGATTTTCCTGAAGGTGATGATATTATCCACTTGAGTCCCGATGCCTTCAAGAATATGAAAAGACTCAGACTATTTAGATGCGTCAATGCACACTTTTCTGGAGAGCTTAATTGTCTACCTAATTCAATAAGAGTGCTTGATTGGCCTAAATGTCCTTTACAATCTATGCCATCTAAATTTCGTGGGGACAAACTCTCTATTCTACACATGCCCCGTAGTCGCATCCAGGAGATACGCTTGGAATTTAAG aATCTCACAGTTATGAATTTCAAACGTTGTGAATTCATAACGAAACTCTCGCATATTTCAAGCTGcccaaatttgaagaaaatagatCTTGGTTGTTGTAAAAATCTAGTTGAAGTTCATGATTCTGTTGGATTCCTTGATAAGCTGGATGAATTGTATCTTGATAGATGTGACAACCTAAAGAGCCTTCCAAGGGTACTCCAATTGAAATCTCTGCAAGTCCTTGATCTTAGTAGTTGTTCAAGCCTTCAAAACTTTCCTGAAATCGAATGTGAAATGATACATTTAAGCAAAGTCATGTTATCGGGCACCGCAATAGAAGAATTGCCTTCATCCATTAGGTACCTCACTGGGCTTAAAAGTTTATACGTAAGTGGCTGCATAAACCTTAAGCGTCTACCAAGTAGCATTCATCAGTTGAGATCTCTTTGGTGGATTGAGCTCAACGATTGTccaaatattataagttttgggatggaggaggaggtgcATAATGGACAACCCACAAATTCAACCGCttctgatttttatttaattcttagatACTCTGGCCTATCAAAATTGAATTTCTTGGGgccatttcatttctttcccaaTCTGAAAGGATTAGATCTATCAGGCAGTGATATCGAAAGCATTCCTTCAAGCATCAAAACATATGTTAGATTGTGTTATCTTACATTGAATGATTGCAAGcaacttcaagaaattaaagagttTCCACCGAATCTATTTGAATTAGATGCTAGTGGATGCATATCACTGGAAAGTTTACCAGAAATATCAAAAGAATTCAATTTCCCACGGCTAAAATGGATTAAATTGGCTAGATGCTATAAAGTGAATTTGGGAAATTGGATGTCAAATCTTGCATGGATTCGA GCTATGATGATATTTCCGGGAAAGAAGATTCCAGATTGGTTCAGCCATTACAAGGAGATCACTTCAAATAGTCATCGGTGTGAATTTGATATTAAAGTGGCCCCACCGTATAATTTGGATGACATCATAGGAATTGCTTTTTCATGTGCTGTTATTGAACCCGTTGCAACTATTGAATTGCGCTTTTGTCATTAG
- the LOC109005579 gene encoding disease resistance protein RPV1-like isoform X2: protein MALSTIFSSSSSSSNTSPWRYDVFLSFRGEDTRNTFTAHLYHALIQKGIRTFIDDDEVKRGDEISTKLLPAIEDSRISIIVLSKNYASSTWCLDELVKVLECKKSKQQIVLPVFYYVDPSDIRHQRGSFGEALAKHAEKLNGDMKLQMWKAALREVANLSGDHLIKNGNEYKFIDGIVHEVSRIVNHSYIHVAKYPVGLDYQVRAIKNLHVSVGTNDVRMVGILGVGGIGKTTLAKSIYNSIAFEFEASCFLENVSDTANQVNQVHGLVQLQGTLLYKIFGDCKSLMVDSIATGITTIKHRLHSKRVLLILDGVDHLNQLETLAGCHDWFGEGSRIIITTRDQHLLTTHGVDSTYKMRGLNHDDAFELFCWHAFKRNKPDDGYGEFVEQIIDYAGSLPLVLTVLGSDLYGKREKSEWESALDQYRKIPHQDIQKILQTSYDRLSENEKNVFLDIACFFNGQRLHGVIKILDSFDFYPNSCIPRLKEKCLISEDLDGRLQMHDLLRDMGREVVRKESPNPGERSRLFFHKDVREVLEEDIGTERVEAIDIDFPEGDDIIHLSPDAFKNMKRLRLFRCVNAHFSGELNCLPNSIRVLDWPKCPLQSMPSKFRGDKLSILHMPRSRIQEIRLEFKAMMIFPGKKIPDWFSHYKEITSNSHRCEFDIKVAPPYNLDDIIGIAFSCAVIEPVATIELRFCH from the exons ATGGCCTTATCTACAATCTTTTCTAGttcatcctcttcttcaaaCACCTCTCCATGGCGCTATGATGTGTTCTTGAGCTTTAGAGGAGAAGATACCCGTAATACTTTTACTGCCCATCTGTACCATGCTTTGATTCAAAAGGGAATCCGTACCTTCATAGATGATGATGAAGTTAAAAGGGGTGATGAGATTTCAACTAAACTCCTCCCAGCCATAGAAGATTCAAGGATTTCCATTATTGTACTCTCAAAAAATTATGCATCGTCAACATGGTGTTTGGATGAGTTAGTGAAGGTTCTTGAGTGtaaaaaatcaaagcaacaaATAGTTTTACCTGTGTTTTACTACGTAGATCCATCAGATATTCGACATCAAAGAGGAAGTTTTGGAGAAGCATTGGCTAAACATGCAGAGAAATTGAATGGAGACATGAAGTTGCAGATGTGGAAGGCAGCCCTACGAGAAGTTGCTAATTTGTCCGGAGACCATCTGATAAAAAATGG CAACGAATATAAATTCATTGATGGAATCGTTCATGAGGTCTCAAGAATAGTAAATcattcatatatacatgttgCAAAGTATCCAGTTGGATTAGACTACCAGGTACGAGCTATCAAGAATTTGCATGTAAGCGTTGGGACAAATGACGTTCGAATGGTAGGGATCTTAGGAGTCGGGGGAATTGGTAAGACAACTCTAGCCAAATCAATTTACAACTCAATTGCTTTTGAATTTGAAGCTagttgttttcttgaaaatgttaGTGACACTGCGAATCAAGTGAATCAAGTGCATGGTTTGGTCCAACTGCAAGGGACCCTTCTTTATAAGATCTTTGGAGATTGTAAAAGTTTGATGGTTGATAGTATTGCTACGGGAATCACTACGATAAAGCACAGGCTTCATTCTAAAAGAGTTCTTCTAATTCTTGATGGTGTAGATCACTTGAACCAATTAGAAACCTTAGCAGGATGTCATGATTGGTTTGGTGAAGGAAGTAGAATCATAATCACAACAAGAGATCAACACCTGTTGACTACTCATGGAGTTGATTCAACATACAAGATGAGGGGATTGAATCACGACGATGCTTTTGAACTATTTTGTTGGCAtgctttcaaaagaaataaaccGGATGACGGTTATGGAGAATTTGTAGAACAAATCATAGATTATGCTGGGAGCCTTCCACTAGTTTTAACAGTGCTTGGTTCGGATTTATatggcaaaagagaaaaaagtgagTGGGAAAGTGCATTGGATCAGTACAGGAAAATCCCACACCAGgatattcaaaaaatacttcaaacaaGTTATGATAGATtaagtgaaaatgaaaagaatgtTTTTCTTGACATTGCATGCTTTTTCAATGGACAACGGCTTCATGGTGTCATTAAGATACTAGATAGTTTTGATTTTTACCCAAACTCTTGCATCCCAAGACTTAAGGAGAAGTGCCTTATTTCAGAGGATTTGGACGGAAGATTGCAAATGCATGACTTGTTACGAGATATGGGTAGAGAAGTTGTTCGAAAAGAATCGCCAAATCCAGGAGAACGTAGCAGattattctttcataaagatGTTCGCGAAGTACTGGAGGAAGATATA GGAACAGAAAGAGTTGAAGCAATTGATATAGATTTTCCTGAAGGTGATGATATTATCCACTTGAGTCCCGATGCCTTCAAGAATATGAAAAGACTCAGACTATTTAGATGCGTCAATGCACACTTTTCTGGAGAGCTTAATTGTCTACCTAATTCAATAAGAGTGCTTGATTGGCCTAAATGTCCTTTACAATCTATGCCATCTAAATTTCGTGGGGACAAACTCTCTATTCTACACATGCCCCGTAGTCGCATCCAGGAGATACGCTTGGAATTTAAG GCTATGATGATATTTCCGGGAAAGAAGATTCCAGATTGGTTCAGCCATTACAAGGAGATCACTTCAAATAGTCATCGGTGTGAATTTGATATTAAAGTGGCCCCACCGTATAATTTGGATGACATCATAGGAATTGCTTTTTCATGTGCTGTTATTGAACCCGTTGCAACTATTGAATTGCGCTTTTGTCATTAG